The following coding sequences lie in one Halorarum halophilum genomic window:
- a CDS encoding right-handed parallel beta-helix repeat-containing protein — protein sequence MLPTDQPPYADQFDTVVDLAAAGAETSGETSVVSLLEETMADDTLVYLPAGRYQLDARVQCLEFENLGIVGPEAVIVPAAGFSDYFFDLGRPDRASGLLVEGLTFDFRAPQTGSRPLNALVADDLLVRDLDVVGAQDAGGEGLRVDVTHPEGTGVVDRLRLPDGATVPGVTGCFVGSTHRGNIRFQDCRIEGYHDNGLYADPDHGSVEVIGGYYANSNISNVRVGADSVVRNVHVRCDSAPASYTNMRGIRLTHGQDVLVDNCTVEMEQVTGSDGGIALGKSLASATVRNTEIRIDADGINAIKVKHAVDPVRADRAISFEDVTITGTAADDAAIEINERTACTVDGCTIEQDGANRDGLRFEHGAEAVIRNTRVDVTGRPLVSVDDSVVNVLGSHPPSMNTDPEEG from the coding sequence ATGCTACCCACCGACCAACCGCCGTACGCCGACCAGTTCGACACGGTCGTCGATCTGGCTGCAGCGGGGGCCGAGACGTCAGGGGAGACGTCGGTCGTCAGCCTTCTGGAGGAGACGATGGCCGACGACACACTCGTGTATCTCCCTGCCGGCCGGTATCAGCTGGACGCGAGAGTCCAGTGTCTGGAATTCGAAAACCTCGGGATCGTCGGCCCTGAGGCCGTCATCGTGCCTGCGGCCGGGTTCAGTGACTACTTCTTCGATCTCGGCCGACCCGACCGAGCCTCGGGTCTGCTGGTCGAGGGGCTCACGTTCGACTTCCGGGCACCACAGACGGGATCGCGTCCACTGAACGCGCTGGTTGCGGACGACCTGCTCGTTCGCGATCTCGACGTGGTCGGGGCACAGGACGCGGGCGGGGAAGGGCTTCGCGTCGACGTAACGCACCCGGAGGGAACTGGCGTCGTCGACCGGCTGCGGCTCCCGGACGGGGCCACTGTCCCGGGAGTCACCGGCTGTTTCGTCGGCAGTACGCACCGGGGGAACATTCGGTTTCAGGACTGCCGGATCGAGGGCTACCACGATAACGGCCTGTACGCTGATCCCGACCACGGATCCGTCGAGGTCATCGGCGGCTACTACGCGAACTCGAACATCTCGAACGTCCGTGTCGGCGCCGACAGCGTCGTCCGCAACGTCCACGTCCGGTGTGACAGTGCCCCCGCCTCGTACACCAACATGCGCGGGATTCGGCTCACGCACGGGCAAGACGTGCTCGTCGACAACTGTACCGTCGAGATGGAGCAGGTCACCGGAAGCGATGGGGGAATCGCCCTCGGCAAATCGCTTGCGTCGGCGACCGTTCGGAACACCGAGATCAGGATCGATGCGGACGGCATCAACGCAATCAAGGTCAAACACGCCGTCGATCCCGTTCGCGCAGACCGAGCGATCAGTTTCGAGGACGTCACGATCACGGGGACGGCGGCGGACGACGCGGCCATTGAAATCAACGAACGGACGGCCTGTACGGTCGACGGGTGTACGATCGAGCAGGACGGGGCAAACCGGGACGGGCTTCGATTTGAACACGGGGCTGAGGCAGTCATCCGTAACACACGTGTTGACGTGACCGGTCGCCCGCTCGTGTCCGTCGATGATTCGGTGGTCAACGTCCTGGGGTCGCACCCGCCTTCGATGAACACGGATCCGGAGGAGGGATAA
- a CDS encoding type IV pilin: MNFQDLYTDDRAVSPVIGVILMVAITVILAAVIGTFVLGLGNNLQQTSPNANFDFDYSSAGNSQYNVEAIHEGGATLNEDNTGTLNLTDANGNSDSFDLPVSSGDSALLDGNDGRDGPVAAGTEVRVIWTSPDGGTSQALAEGKTPN; this comes from the coding sequence ATGAATTTCCAAGACCTCTACACTGACGATCGGGCTGTGAGCCCCGTCATCGGGGTCATCCTCATGGTTGCAATTACTGTGATCCTCGCGGCCGTCATTGGAACGTTCGTGCTGGGTCTCGGAAACAACCTGCAGCAGACCTCACCGAATGCGAACTTCGACTTCGATTACTCGTCGGCCGGGAACAGCCAGTACAACGTGGAAGCGATCCACGAAGGAGGGGCGACCCTGAACGAGGATAACACGGGAACGCTGAACCTCACAGACGCAAATGGGAACAGCGACTCGTTCGATCTTCCTGTGAGCTCCGGTGACTCGGCGCTCCTTGACGGAAACGATGGTCGTGATGGTCCGGTTGCTGCTGGTACCGAGGTCCGCGTCATCTGGACGTCGCCGGACGGTGGTACCTCACAGGCCCTCGCAGAAGGCAAGACCCCGAACTAA
- a CDS encoding Cdc6/Cdc18 family protein, translating into MSKYDDLFDETAPGDSVFADKAALDPLAAPADIVARDTQERQLAGLLNGVHEGYLPSTVSIYGPPGTGKTLTTRRVCREFAARIDEFAVEYVNLKECTTLFSAANEILFALTGEKLGAYEGLDGVFDALWDALEGYPAWTVLLLDEIDRILQDSNYDPSDFFYRLLRGEGRLQRDINLSVWVISNELLEVDLRVDSRVNSVLSNESVFFPPYDRAGLRAVLAPRVDRAFRDGALPDAVFAHGVSAAARQWGDARKAVTLFRQAGETAVDRGLDAVTRACLDENLAATEREAVIEKLLQLPLNHFRVLVGITGWSDGESGTIKQPVTTGEITDRLTRARVPAEFHLGARAVRDIVTDLETMGLVETWIESRGRDGRVKQIETTFEPQWVREAIDPYAEQSAEFDDVLVD; encoded by the coding sequence ATGAGCAAGTACGACGACCTCTTCGACGAGACGGCGCCCGGCGACAGCGTCTTTGCGGACAAGGCCGCGCTCGATCCGCTGGCCGCCCCCGCCGACATCGTCGCGCGTGACACGCAGGAACGCCAGCTCGCCGGGCTCCTGAACGGCGTCCACGAGGGGTATCTCCCGTCGACGGTCTCAATCTATGGCCCGCCGGGGACGGGCAAAACGCTCACCACCAGACGCGTCTGTCGCGAGTTCGCTGCTCGCATCGACGAGTTCGCCGTCGAGTACGTCAATCTGAAGGAGTGTACCACGCTGTTCAGTGCCGCCAACGAAATCCTGTTCGCGCTCACGGGCGAGAAGCTGGGTGCCTACGAGGGCCTCGACGGCGTCTTCGACGCGCTGTGGGACGCGCTCGAGGGGTACCCCGCGTGGACGGTGCTGCTCCTCGACGAAATCGACCGCATCCTCCAGGATTCGAACTACGACCCCAGCGACTTCTTTTACCGACTCCTGCGCGGGGAGGGCCGGTTGCAGCGCGACATCAACCTCTCCGTCTGGGTGATCAGTAACGAACTGCTGGAGGTCGACCTCCGGGTGGACAGCCGCGTCAACAGCGTGCTCAGTAACGAGTCGGTGTTCTTCCCGCCGTACGATCGCGCCGGCTTGCGGGCCGTGCTCGCACCCCGCGTCGACCGGGCGTTCCGGGACGGGGCGCTTCCGGACGCCGTGTTCGCCCACGGCGTCAGCGCGGCCGCCCGGCAGTGGGGCGACGCCCGCAAGGCGGTCACGCTCTTCCGGCAGGCCGGCGAGACGGCGGTCGACCGGGGGCTGGATGCGGTGACGCGTGCCTGTCTCGATGAGAACCTGGCGGCGACCGAGCGTGAGGCGGTGATCGAGAAGTTACTCCAACTCCCGCTGAACCACTTCCGCGTGCTTGTCGGCATCACGGGGTGGAGTGACGGTGAGTCCGGGACGATCAAACAGCCCGTGACGACAGGCGAGATCACAGATCGCCTCACCCGAGCGCGGGTTCCTGCCGAGTTCCACCTCGGGGCGCGGGCCGTCCGGGACATCGTCACCGACCTCGAGACCATGGGGCTCGTCGAGACGTGGATCGAGTCGCGGGGCCGCGACGGCCGCGTCAAGCAGATCGAAACCACGTTCGAGCCCCAGTGGGTGCGCGAGGCCATCGACCCCTACGCCGAGCAGTCGGCGGAGTTCGACGACGTCCTGGTGGACTAG
- a CDS encoding type IV pilin, producing MEFKNLLADERAVSPVIGVILMVAITVILAAVIGTFVLGLGNNLQETSPNANFQFDYEERTDGNGYNVTATHHGGVTINGDNANSLTLNASEMHDGATPNGIAFTDFDNGVSSGDSETLHEVASGSDVRVIWTSTNGGNSQTLAEGQVP from the coding sequence ATGGAATTCAAAAACTTACTCGCAGACGAACGTGCGGTCAGCCCCGTGATCGGGGTCATCCTCATGGTTGCAATTACAGTGATCCTCGCGGCCGTCATCGGGACGTTCGTGCTGGGTCTCGGGAACAACCTGCAGGAGACCTCGCCGAACGCGAACTTCCAGTTCGATTACGAAGAACGTACTGATGGCAATGGATACAACGTCACCGCGACCCACCACGGTGGGGTGACGATCAACGGTGATAACGCTAACAGCCTTACGCTGAATGCCTCTGAGATGCATGACGGTGCTACCCCAAATGGAATAGCGTTCACAGACTTCGACAATGGTGTGAGCTCTGGTGATTCGGAGACCTTACACGAAGTAGCATCTGGTTCTGACGTTCGCGTGATTTGGACGTCGACGAACGGTGGCAACTCCCAGACGCTCGCTGAAGGCCAGGTTCCCTAA
- a CDS encoding metal-dependent hydrolase has protein sequence MPDILTHVLVGYCLATLLSLRDDRITPPYVTVAMLGTLLPDLTKIELLVPSMVVEQAIGLPFSWFAIHTPFGSLLAASVGALLVAPHHRRQVLALLLLGAFSHHALDAMLLNVTGSSYPLLWPLSTYHIPSPGLYLSSDRWPALLTGSLAAVMWTVKRAQNE, from the coding sequence ATGCCGGATATTCTCACCCACGTCCTCGTCGGCTACTGCCTCGCGACGCTGCTCTCGCTCCGTGACGACCGCATCACTCCACCATACGTGACGGTCGCCATGCTCGGCACACTCCTCCCGGACCTCACCAAGATCGAGCTCCTCGTCCCGTCGATGGTCGTCGAACAGGCCATCGGCCTCCCCTTTTCCTGGTTCGCCATCCACACTCCGTTCGGGTCGCTCCTCGCCGCATCGGTTGGTGCACTCCTTGTCGCCCCGCACCACCGACGCCAGGTCCTCGCGCTCCTGCTCCTCGGCGCTTTCTCCCACCACGCCCTCGATGCGATGCTCCTGAACGTTACGGGCTCCTCTTACCCCCTGCTCTGGCCGCTCTCGACCTACCACATCCCGTCTCCAGGGCTGTACCTCAGCAGCGACCGTTGGCCAGCCCTCCTCACAGGCTCACTTGCAGCAGTCATGTGGACAGTCAAGCGCGCACAGAACGAGTGA